One window of the Enterobacter huaxiensis genome contains the following:
- a CDS encoding LysR family transcriptional regulator: MELRYLRYFVAVARERHFTKAAKALGISQPPLSQQIKRLEEEVGTPLFRRLTRGVELTEAGEAFYEDACKILAMSDAALEKARGIARGLNGSLSIGITSSDAFHPKIFTLIRQYQVQNMAVRVHQVEANMSSLMTMLAEGELDIAFVRLPCESSKAFDLKILDREPMVVALHRDHPLAACGELALEQLRDTPVVLFPQEVAPGLYDRVYGCCERAGIDVQRALQSSQLSSSLSMVSAGGGFALVPQSMAAISQPNVTYHALSAPALYTDIAICWRRFERSRTVKRFLAMMSEG, from the coding sequence ATGGAACTTCGATATCTGCGGTATTTTGTCGCCGTGGCACGCGAGCGACACTTCACAAAGGCGGCTAAAGCGCTGGGTATTTCACAGCCTCCTCTGAGTCAGCAGATCAAGCGGCTCGAAGAGGAAGTGGGCACGCCGCTGTTCAGGCGCCTGACGCGAGGCGTGGAGCTGACCGAGGCGGGAGAGGCCTTCTACGAGGACGCCTGTAAAATCCTGGCGATGAGCGACGCCGCGCTGGAGAAAGCCCGGGGCATCGCGCGCGGGCTGAACGGCAGCCTGTCGATTGGCATCACCAGCTCCGACGCCTTTCACCCCAAAATCTTCACCCTGATCCGCCAGTATCAGGTGCAGAACATGGCGGTGCGGGTTCATCAGGTGGAAGCCAACATGTCTTCGCTGATGACGATGCTGGCGGAGGGTGAGCTGGATATTGCCTTTGTGCGCCTGCCGTGCGAGAGCAGCAAGGCGTTTGACCTGAAAATCCTCGACCGTGAGCCGATGGTGGTGGCGCTGCACCGCGACCACCCGCTGGCGGCGTGCGGCGAACTGGCGCTGGAGCAGCTTCGTGATACGCCGGTGGTGCTGTTCCCGCAGGAAGTCGCGCCGGGGCTGTACGACCGGGTTTACGGCTGCTGCGAACGGGCCGGAATTGACGTACAACGCGCGCTGCAGTCGTCTCAGCTTTCCTCCTCCCTGAGCATGGTTTCCGCGGGCGGCGGCTTCGCCCTGGTGCCGCAGTCGATGGCGGCCATTTCACAGCCGAATGTTACCTATCATGCGCTGAGCGCGCCGGCGCTTTATACCGATATCGCCATCTGCTGGCGGCGCTTTGAACGTTCCCGGACGGTGAAGCGGTTTCTGGCGATGATGAGCGAGGGGTAG
- the alsS gene encoding acetolactate synthase AlsS, with protein sequence MVVGQLEAQGVKQVFGIPGAKIDKVFDSLLDSSIEIIPVRHEANAAFMAAAVGRLTGKAGVALVTSGPGCSNLITGIATANSEGDPVVALGGAVKRADKAKLVHQSMDTVAMFSPVTKYAVEVSSPDAIAEVVSNAFRAAEQGRPGGAFVSLPQDIVDQPTAGAILPASGPALMGPAPASAINDVAKLIEKAKNPVILLGLMASQPANSAALRTLLEKSRIPVTSTYQAAGAVNQEHFTRFAGRVGLFNNQAGDRLLHLADLIICIGYSPVEYEPSMWNSGDATLVHIDVLPAYEERRYVPDLELVGDIAETLNLLANRIDHKLELSQRASEILVDRQHQRDLLDRRGASLNQFALHPLRIVRAMQDIVNSDVTLTVDMGSFHIWIARYLYSFRARQVMISNGQQTMGVALPWAIGAWLVNPGRKVVSVSGDGGFLQSSMELETAVRLNANVLHIIWVDNAYNMVAIQEEKKYQRLSGVEFGPVDFKAYADAFGAKGFAVESADALEPTLRAAMDVDGPAVVAIPVDYSDNPLLMGQLHLSQIL encoded by the coding sequence ATGGTTGTCGGCCAGCTGGAAGCGCAGGGCGTGAAGCAGGTGTTCGGCATTCCGGGTGCGAAAATCGACAAGGTCTTTGACTCCCTGCTGGACTCCTCCATCGAGATTATTCCCGTCCGCCACGAGGCGAACGCGGCGTTTATGGCGGCCGCGGTAGGGCGGTTAACCGGCAAGGCCGGGGTCGCGCTGGTCACCTCCGGGCCGGGCTGTTCGAACCTGATCACCGGCATCGCCACCGCCAACAGCGAAGGCGACCCGGTGGTAGCGCTGGGCGGGGCGGTGAAGCGGGCGGATAAAGCCAAGCTGGTGCACCAGAGCATGGACACCGTCGCCATGTTCAGCCCGGTCACCAAATACGCTGTAGAAGTCAGTTCACCGGACGCGATTGCCGAGGTGGTGTCGAACGCGTTTCGCGCCGCCGAGCAGGGCAGGCCGGGCGGGGCGTTCGTCAGCCTGCCGCAGGATATTGTCGACCAGCCCACCGCGGGCGCGATTTTGCCCGCCAGCGGCCCGGCGCTGATGGGCCCGGCACCGGCGTCGGCCATTAACGACGTGGCGAAGCTGATTGAAAAGGCCAAAAACCCGGTTATTTTACTCGGCCTGATGGCCAGCCAGCCCGCCAACAGCGCCGCGCTGCGCACGCTGCTGGAGAAAAGCCGCATTCCGGTCACCAGCACCTATCAGGCCGCCGGGGCGGTAAATCAGGAGCACTTCACCCGCTTTGCCGGACGCGTCGGCCTGTTTAACAACCAGGCGGGCGACCGTCTGCTGCACCTGGCGGATCTGATTATCTGCATCGGCTACAGCCCGGTGGAATACGAGCCGTCCATGTGGAACAGCGGCGACGCGACGCTGGTACATATCGACGTGCTGCCCGCCTACGAGGAGCGCAGGTATGTTCCCGATCTCGAACTGGTGGGGGATATCGCCGAAACGCTGAACCTGCTCGCTAACCGCATCGACCATAAGCTCGAGCTGAGCCAGCGGGCCTCCGAAATTCTGGTCGATCGCCAGCATCAGCGCGATCTGCTCGATCGCCGCGGCGCCTCGCTCAACCAGTTTGCCCTGCACCCGCTGCGCATCGTGCGCGCCATGCAGGACATCGTGAACAGCGACGTGACGCTCACCGTCGACATGGGCAGCTTCCACATCTGGATCGCCCGCTATCTCTACAGCTTCCGGGCGCGTCAGGTGATGATCTCCAACGGTCAGCAGACCATGGGCGTGGCCCTTCCGTGGGCGATTGGCGCGTGGCTGGTGAACCCGGGCCGCAAGGTGGTTTCGGTCTCCGGTGACGGCGGCTTCCTGCAGTCGAGCATGGAGCTGGAAACCGCGGTGCGGCTCAACGCCAACGTGCTGCACATCATCTGGGTGGATAACGCCTACAACATGGTGGCGATTCAGGAAGAGAAAAAATACCAGCGTCTTTCCGGCGTGGAGTTCGGCCCGGTCGATTTCAAAGCCTATGCCGATGCCTTTGGCGCGAAGGGCTTTGCCGTGGAGAGCGCGGACGCGCTTGAGCCGACGCTGCGCGCGGCGATGGATGTCGACGGCCCTGCCGTGGTGGCCATTCCCGTCGACTACAGCGATAACCCGCTGCTGATGGGCCAGCTCCATCTCAGCCAGATTTTGTGA
- the budA gene encoding acetolactate decarboxylase, translating into MLHSSACDCEASLCETLRGFSAQHPDSVIYQTSLMSALLSGVYEGETTIADLLSHGDFGLGTFNELDGEMIAFSSQVYQLRADGSARAAKPDQKTPFAVMTWFQPQYRKTFDGPVSRQQIHDVIDQQIPSDNLFCALRIDGNFRHAHTRTVPRQTPPYRAMTDVLDDQPVFRFNQREGVLVGFRTPQHMQGINVAGYHEHFITDDRQGGGHLLDYQLESGVLTFGEIHKLMIDLPADSAFLQANLHPSNLDAAIRSVEN; encoded by the coding sequence ATGCTGCATTCATCTGCCTGCGACTGTGAGGCCAGCCTGTGCGAGACCCTGCGGGGATTCTCCGCCCAGCATCCTGACAGCGTGATCTATCAGACATCGCTAATGAGCGCCCTGCTAAGCGGCGTATACGAAGGGGAGACCACGATTGCCGACCTGCTTTCGCACGGTGACTTTGGCCTTGGCACCTTCAACGAGCTGGACGGTGAGATGATCGCCTTCAGCAGCCAGGTTTACCAGCTGCGCGCCGACGGCAGCGCCCGGGCCGCGAAGCCGGACCAGAAAACGCCATTCGCGGTGATGACCTGGTTCCAGCCGCAGTACCGCAAAACTTTCGACGGGCCGGTCAGCCGCCAGCAGATCCACGACGTCATCGACCAGCAGATCCCCTCCGATAACCTGTTCTGCGCGCTGCGCATCGACGGCAATTTTCGCCATGCGCACACCCGCACCGTGCCGCGCCAGACGCCGCCGTACAGGGCGATGACCGACGTGCTGGACGACCAGCCGGTGTTCCGCTTTAACCAGCGCGAAGGGGTGCTGGTCGGGTTCCGTACGCCGCAGCATATGCAGGGCATTAACGTGGCGGGCTATCACGAACACTTTATCACCGACGACCGTCAGGGCGGGGGACATCTGCTCGACTACCAGCTGGAGAGCGGCGTGCTCACCTTCGGTGAAATTCACAAGCTCATGATTGACCTGCCCGCCGACAGCGCGTTTTTACAGGCCAACCTTCACCCCAGCAATCTTGATGCAGCGATCCGTTCCGTCGAAAACTAA